Part of the Hevea brasiliensis isolate MT/VB/25A 57/8 chromosome 16, ASM3005281v1, whole genome shotgun sequence genome is shown below.
TACGTTTAGGGGATTTGAAACTCGGAAGAGCCATTCATGCTCTTGTTATTGCTGATGAGAGGATCGAGGAGGAGGCTTTTGTGTTAACTTCTTTAGTTGACTGGTATTGTAAGTGTGGTTACTTGTCCATGGCTTTGCGCCTGTTTGATCGAATGGAAGTGAAAAATGAGGTTTCCTGGACTGCGATGGtatcagggtgcattgcaaatttAGACTATGGTATGGCCGTTGATTGTTTTCGAGCAATGCAAATGAATGGGGTTAAACCTAATAGAATAACATTGATTGCGGTGTTACCAGCATGTGCTCAGCTGGGTTGTATTAAGCATGGAAAAGAAATTCATGGATATGCATTTCGTCAGGGGTTCGATTTGGATCACCATTTTTTATCTTCTCTTATTCATATGTATTGCAAAAGTGGGAAATCAATGCACCCTGCCAAGCTTATTTTTGAGAGATCAAAAGTCAAAGATGTGGTGATCTGGAGTTCAATTATTGGGAGCTATTCCCGAAGTGGGCATAGTGTTGAAGCTATGAATCTTTTTAAGCGGATGAGAGCAGAAGGAATTGAACCAAATTCCGTGACTCTATTGGCAGTAATCACTGCCTGCACAAATCTGACAGAACTTGAGCTTGGAAATGCAACTCATGGATACATTGTGAAATGTGGCttgaattttgatatttttattgggAATGCACTaataaacatgtattcaaagtatgGCTGTCTAGTGGCTTCGCATCAAATTTTCAAGGAAATGCATATCAAAGATTCAGTGTCATGGAGTACATTGATTGCTGGTTATGGCTTGCATGGTTATGGTAAGGAAGCTTTGTATCTTTTTCATGAGATGCAAGACAGGATGGTGGAACCAGATGCAATTACTTTAATTGCCATTTTATCAGCTTGCAACCACACTGGCCTTGTCAAAGAGGGAAAACAGATATTTGATAATGTGAAGCAAGAAGGAAAAATCCCACTGGCTATAGAACATTATGCTTGCCTAATTGATCTTCTTGGAAAGTCTGGGAAAATCGATGATGCTTTTGATATTGTGCAAACAATGCCCTTGAAACCTAGTGCAACAATATGGAGCTCTTTGGTGTCAGCATGTAAAACTCATGGGAGATTTGAAATTGCAGAAATGCTAGCACACCACCTTATAAAATCAGAACCTGGGAATGCTGCTAACCATACTTTGCTCAGTTTGATTTACGCTGAATCAAAAAACTGGCCTGGTGTAGAAGACGTGAGGAGATTCATGAGAGCACAGGGACTAAATAAAACCTATGGATTTAGCCAGATTTCAATAGGCAACTCTGCTTCATTTCCAATTTAGTTTTATAGTCAGGTTGGTGACGCTTGTCCACCGCAGTAATGTGATCAGGTTTtgtggctttttttttttaattttttttttatgtataagcAAGTCAATTTTATTGATATGATCCGATAAGTTCTTAGGACACAATCAGTTTTTATGGATGCACTTTTATGAagctaaatatatatatatatatatatatatatatatatatatatatatatatatatattttgtgctGCTTTAACGTGGTTGTATCGAATGCAATTTTATCTGGGTGTGTGAATGCTGGTCGGTTAAATGAAGCTAAATCCTTTTCTGAGATGTTTAAACATACTGGCATGGACTATGATGGTATCGGAGTTATTTCAAACTGTGTTTGTGGGGGGAGGGTTTGAAGCTGTTCAACCAGATAAAAATATTTGGTTACATATGTTTTCAACTATATTTGTTACATATATTTATTATTcactatttaaatattaataaaaaattattgaagAATTTTTTTAGCTTAAAAAATGTTTTTAATGATGAATTATTtcagtcatatatatatatatatatatatatatatatatatatatatatatataaaagattttTATATACATAAGATTTTGAGTTGGAGTCTTAATCACAATAAATAAACCAATGCCATTGATTAATTGTGGatgatatttaaataattttttaaaaacttttgataattaaagatatttttaaatatatattttcaagaaaaaaaaatgccaTTGATAATTGTGGATGATATATCAAAGCCACTAATTTCGTCCAAGAAATCTAGGCATTAATAAGTGAGCGAAGCTGATCGcttaaaaaattaaagattatTTCAATAGCTTAATGAAACTCCACAAACCCTTCAATCTAAGTATTGATTGTTTTATTTCTGGTTCAACTGAAAGGGACATACATATGCAAAAGAAATGTGTGAGAGTAACTTCTAATGGTAGATTGTGAAAGCGGGCGTGCAGTTGGAAGGAAGTTGATCAGGTACCGGAACCACTGTTGTCaatggaaaagaaaaataagaagttTGGCTCAGTAATGAGGACGTATTTAATTCACACAGATTGAATTTCTTTTCACCTTTCTCCTTCAGATGCAAACagattgaaacaagtaattcacaCTGGACAAGGTAAGGcatcctttatttatttatttttaataattaataaaagtgTATACTTCTAATTGTTTTTTTAGTTTAGCCTTTATTTGGATGTATGGAAAATGAAGGAGAAGAAAAATAATGCGAGAAAAATCAAAGATGATTAATATTCTCATTtatttagaaaaagaaaaaaaattaaagggagAATTTAAAAAACTCTTATTTTCCTTTTATTATTTTGGAGAGAAAAAAACAAAAACTTGAGAGGAAagtgtattttatataaaaatagtaaaattatccctcttttaaagttttttttaataaataaaataaaattaaaaatttactataatttcttttttttttcttcccattttaaacaataaaaaaactttattttcatttttatttaatttattttacttttctaTAAACAAGagcaaagaaaataataaaaaaaaattattttttatttttcactttttattttccttttcccTCCAAAAAAAATTTCTTAACAGGGTCTGAATTTACCCATTATATTAATCTTAcgagtatgaaatatttgaaaaatggattattaaaattaaagataAGGTGGAAggaaaatgtttaaaattataaaaatatattttatatttttaaaattctttttaatATCTAAgagtaaaattattattttattatttaaaaagtaATTGTTCTTTCAATATTTTTCCTCCTAGTTTTAAATCAAAACatgtataaaatattaaaaaggttatttctttttataaagaaattttttaattaataattccagaaaaaacataatttacaacactaAAGTTAACCCACTAAATCAGAACCCAAAACACTGAGCATAAATATCACAAGTTAAGTGAAaaaacatgaaaaaaaaatttattttcctgTCTAATCCACAAGTAAAGTGAAAAAAcatgaaaaaattattttcctttctaattattgtttttttttcctCCCATTATTTTCTTTCTCTCATTCAAACTAtaatacccctaatttttaaattaattattttatggatagacattaatattttattttgtttaaattttagaaaattatttgaaatttttcagattttaaaaatcgggtttaattttttaaaaatataaaactttgatatttttaaaaattaatttaaagaccacgtggtaaaactaaaaatatatttggactctacacatttttctgagttttctagaatttttatggaatttttgggCCTTATTTCGGTCCCAAAgcagaataaaaatttaaaattttgtatcatgaatcgGACTGACCGAATCAAATAGGACCAGATCGAACCGATCGAATCTGACCGGccatttccttttcttcttcccttcgCTCGCCCGCccgacactctctctctctcattttctctctcctctctcctcctctcGCTGCACCACCGCCACCCCAGCTTTCCCAGCTCGCTGGTGCGCCACCCTAGCCTGTCCCCCTCGCCAGCCGTTGCCTGAGGCGCCGGAAAAATGAGCCCGAAGACGCCCCAACACGCAACTCGTTGTTTCATCTTCCTAGGccaattctggcagattcggccaccaatcggaccaggTTTTGTGTCAAACCTCTTCTACACCTTaaaagctttccatagacaccaagaacactaaaatccatcaagcggtttgtccaatttttgtccggaaagttttagcccatttcgatttttgggctgaatttctcgcaaaccgtgaaccccacgagaaaaccgagagtaccggagtgctccactcgtcgagagcttcgcggcaatgccaatttcaaaatttttcgacaccgtttttcgatagGTCTtgcgaaacttcgtagtattttttcgagtactaaatgagcttagaaaatttcgtaaaaattatatactaactcccgtattgtgggcttcgtgtaggtaccttcaattcgtggaaattcaacGGTTTCCCAGGTTTGTAAATTTCGAGTCGGACAGACAGGTTACtgaaaaagtcttagaattgggtcaaaattttggctaccccactgttgtcagacgtcccgaacgTGTTCCCGGGGTCGGAATCAGCATAGATAAacctgaaccttactttttcttaattatctagtgcttgaatttgattaaaaatccataaaatattcgtggtagcttagaaaattataattctttttgtattagcttagtaataatgctaaggactgcggggcaaaattttagaatttttagagttcatttgggtagtttttgcaaaaagggtttaattataaggactaaactgtaatttttcacattgtgattgttgactgtttggatgcgcccaggaggggctatgtgatgtgattgagttgtggatgtgtgatttgtggatatagaagtgcattttgagcccttttgcaggtttggTAAGTTCTAGGTGTATGAGAGATTTTGCAGAATTTTTGGcatgacttaggacatctttagtcttttcttagtttgtattgagtcaaatgtattaaataattataataaaattatcaggtgagccaggaAAGCCTTTCTCCTCTGCCTAGCCGTCACAGTGACTTcgattaagtctgtgagtaaaatattaattttaattgtaatttcgatattattatatgttgaagcatgcctatgcatcacttataaatatgtatctatgtagttaaacactatgaacgttttatattgcatacataattattaaagtgccatggatgttgtttgtagtattttagagcagtgtgtgtgcgtggcgtgcgtgtggtatggtattggatatggacaggacgggtagacacggcgtgagaaacactcgctgggacccagtcTTTCAGggtacacatggcttgagagacactcgctgggaccttgcatttggtttattaagtgaaagtccgacttaagagacactcgctagcagaggttggattaagagggctgtataggggatcagctcccatatatgtattgtttgacagtgttgggtgtgtgagtgctccaaataacctttttgctgttatgatatgaaaattatgacgatgttgcatttcactccacagggtgcattagctttagatagcaatagagattatagttaaaattgatattttactctctgagtcgaaagcTCACTCCTGCtcatctattttttcaggctacagggagattatttgttgtggctaacctgctcttcttcttcacaggtccattgatagtatttaatatattttgtacaattgagttaaatttttagactccgcatatattagaagcacttatttttattttgggcctgtattataaaagttatgttggacctgtaaaattattaactatatgcatgatggtattagatgagggagctaagctcccatttgaaTTATGACATTTTGATCATATGGAGGGTGAGATGAgccccccaatttattatatattgtgtttacaggtcggggagtcaaaactccccgttaaatggtccattttatggtcggactctgtccggttgaattcttaaaattgagcCCAAACGGGCCTTAGAGTTGAGTTGAAGAATAATTAGGCTCAGTGTCGATCCGGCCCATTGGTTGGATCGTGACACAAACAAACATAgtgtataatttatataattttgtgACAATGACTGTGACTCCACTTTTGAGTAGTAAGGAGGAAAGTCCTAATCAAGAGATGGTGTTGAGCACTCAAGATCAAAATATGGAGATGGACGGTCCAAGTCCAACCACCATCCATTGATCCACTTCAAATAACAACATTCCAGTGAAGTGGACGCGAAGAAACAAATAAAAACCTCATGattttatgtaattaaacttCCTTTTAAGTAAGCACAAATCACCATCCACATTACTAAACTAACAATCGGCTCTCTCTCCTTTTGCAGCTTGTATTAAAAGGAACTCAATCTTTGTTACAACTTGCATTCGTTCTTGATCCCTGTAATACTGCTGCTAAGCATGGACAAGGAAGAGGGCAAATTGGTGGTCATGGGACGAGCAGAGATTGATACACGACCACCTTTCCAGTCTGTTAAAGAAGCTATCATGTTGTTCGGAGAAAGAGTTTTAGCTGGGGAGATTTATGCCAACAAGCTCAAAGAGGTTTGTTTTTTCAACTATATATAATTCCTAGTTGTGTTCGCTTGAGATGTAGTAGTATTCTCGACTCATCAACGAGCTTTGGTTTTGTGGTATTGTAATTGTTAGAATTTTGAGATCATCAATGAGTCAGAGAAATTTCTTGACAATAATCACTGCTTTCATATAAATGCACAAAATTGTCTGACTAATTAAAAGCTTTTAATTATCTGATATACAAATGCATATTTTCTTGTTAGATACGGGCAAATGAAAGTGGGCACTCCCAGTCCCGAATGAGAGCTTTAACAGCTGAGCTTGAGGAAACGAAACAAAGCCTCCAAAAAGCAAGAGAAGAAGCTGAATTAATGGCAAACTGCATAAGATCACTTAGAGAAGAACAAGAACAAACAAAGAGAGAGCTTCAATGGCTAAAAGCAAGGGAAATGTTTAAGAAGGAACCCATTATTATTGATGATCCTGAGACTGAAGACCTTAAGTTCATTGAAAATGCAACCAAAATGGAGATGAAGAACCAAactaatgatgatgatgatgatgatgatgaagctAATGATTTTGGAAAGAAGAGATATGTGAAATTTGCTAGCCCTCCTTCATTGGCTAAGGTCATTGTTACCAAAGAGGAAATGCTCGAGAGACCCTCAACTAAAAAGACCATGAAGAAAAAGTCTCTAGTCCCTCTTTTAGGGTGGCTAATTTCAAGAAAGAAGGCAAACCAAGAAGTTGAATCTCCTAGAAGTTGATGAAATTATCACTGGCATCAGGTAACAACACATGAAAAAATTTCCATATATGGGGAGAACACTATTACATATATAGATGATGAAAGTTTGTCACATAAGAGGGTATTGGGCGAGTTTATTAGTAAATCTATAGATATACAAGACCTTCCCTTTCCATAGATATAGCACTTTCAAGAAAATTCTTTTGGATGACCTTTGCTTTGCCTTTCACATAGTTTGGCTGTAACAAATAAAAAGGTTTTGTAAACTCGAATTCTCAAATGATCGCTATTGGACCTATAAGAAGAAAAATGTTATGCGACTCTTTTGTATTGTGCCAATGGTTTCATGTTTCTCTATTGAGCTAAAACATATATTCACTATTAATAACATTCTTTAActcctcttttttctttttttttttcaatttagattccatttatttaaaatatattttgttaATATACTAATTATGTGCaatatagtattttttttttcaataattttcatttcattgataaaatatctttttttttaatataattaatttcaattgatcttataattttaaagatgATGAATGAGCTTTAAAATGTCAAACTTAATAAATGATGAAATTCGAATATGAATCTCTACTCCCCTAGGTCTGGTTGTATGCATCGCGACACACATCACATCTAAATGGTATTGGTTGACTGCTGAGACAGAAGAAAAGAAGACTCTTCACTTTATGCAAATTTAGCAAGAACAAACAAACCGACagcaaattcaataaaaaaaacaaaaaaaaataatattagatTTTTTACACGCATATATTTACATaaatttctatatatatatatatatatatatatatatatataagaaatttctatattatatttttaacagTTATAATATAACCCAAGCATATATAATTGATAGATGAAAGTTAAAATTCATATTaatagtaaaattttcaaatgatTTACGCTTTTATTAGGATGTAAATAATGTGAATAATGTTTTCTTCCTTCAAATTAGttatataattattgaaatttataaattaaaaaatttttaaaaaaatttttgaaattacaataaaataaattaatagttttttttcataaaaaggtgtacaaatcataaaatttaaaaaaaaaaggtcacactcaaatatttaatttattaaattttaatttcttaaataattattaattttttttctctcttttctatTCTATAATCAacagaataaaaaaaattatattttaagcaTTATTTTGCAAGGAGTCGGTAAGTCGgctgaattgaataagagaagcGAGGAATAATTGAGTACGTGTTCATTAAAAATATGTGTCCATGCACATGTAATCATGTGAACCCTATCAATCCAGACAAAAATTTTTTGTTCGCACTATCTACGTGGTACGCATACTCAGCATCTTATGTTTAGCCATGGGCCGATggcttcctttttttttattttatttttttcaccaAGCCGAAGACATGCATTTACTAACTTAATATGTTAGCAGTTAACAAGTTGGTAAATATTATTTGTATGTTGTGATTATTTCTTattgatattatttatttaactaaataatatatatatttatttataaaaaatttcttatttatattaaaatatgtaAACACCCAATTGATAAGAAATTACATATAGATATTCATTTAAAATTCATCATAATTTGGATATATTCATTGGATAGGTAAGAATTACTCttgtttataatataaaaaattaaaggaaatttaTTGCCACGTAATTAATGCAAACAAAAGgggaaaataaagtaaaaatagaaaattattttaatggtAAGCTTAGTTGGAGCTTTACCAGCCACATGATGGAGATGCAGCCAGACAAGTTCTCGCTCTATACACCAAACATAAATAAGCATCCACAAATCTTGTCTTATTTGATAGATTCTCATACAGGTCTCCTTCATATAGTGACTAAGAACCAAGAACCAATTTAACTACCCAAACTCATCATCAAACATGGAGAAACAAAGCCCTCAGAGAATAATGAAGAGCAGCCATCTCTGCATCCCCAGGCTGAGACCCACCAACACCACCACCATCAAGAATAATCACCACCGTTTGTCTCCGATGACTCTCCTTGAGCGTTTCCGGGAGGCTGTCTTTCGCTTAATGATGTTGTCGGCTCTCTCCAAGGCCAGTAATAGTAATGGGGGATCACCTGTAAATAGATCTTATTGCCACCCATCTAATGACCCTCACCACAGCGAAGCAGTGGCTGATTGCATTGAGTTTATCAAGAAAACGGCGGTGACCGAGGAGGAGAACCGCGTCCGGCGCTCCACTTCCAGTAATTCCATTGATTCCACCACTGAAATGATCATGCCAGTCCCAGTTTTATGAGCTATTTGTGCATGCGTGGGTATTTCTATGCTTTAATTATATCTGTGTAAGCTTCAGTGGTCTGAGGGTGATATTGTAACAATGAATTACTAGGTGTGAGATAGTATATATATGATATATAGATTGTAACCTTAATATGCATGAAATTAATTTACagaaaaatgtaaattatttaatttacacTTCTTTGATTGAATTCGGATTATtccaattttcttctttaattgtTCCTGTTTGTATTATATAGCTTAATCTGTCTTCTTTTCATGTTTTTGTTTATGAGATAAGGAATAATTCAAGTAACTTGGTCTCTTGGTTTATATGATAatgaatataaatataatattatttcgagcttaattgtttattattataataaattaatataaatcagATTTTgagatgaaaattttattaaaaaatgttATTTAGGGCAAACCTGTTTCCACAATTAGAATGACAAATATCATaactttttaaatattattttaattatcagATCAAATTGTCCTCATATGATTTGATATGATTTGATCAATATAATTCTTTTGtatataaaaatataagatatttccatcattattataaataattttttctttgataaattaattgattattcacattttcacaaataaaattctaatgtggtatttatttaatttttcatttttctaccATTACGAAAAATctctctatttattttttttacattaaAATTAATCTCTTTCTAAATCTTTTTTCAGACGTGAATGGGtaatattttcaattaatttttaatatatcttcttttttttaagaattattttattttatttttcctaaaatctttaaattatgattttgCAATTTTTGTTTAAAATGAATGgacaaattattattttaagataATAATTGTGATTAATTAGAACttctatggaaaaaaaaaattccacagcATAAAGAAAAAAGTCCTAAAATGGGCCACAAATATATTTATTAGTTATCAAGGTgagaaaaaatgaagaaaataaaatatttagattTTTTATACACACATTGAGACTATATGATTTTGTTTTTTAAACCCTTACAATTTATTCATTTATAAATTAAGTAGTTATAATGAAACCAATATAATGTGTGAGTTCAATTTTTCTTTTAGTTATCTACATAGTTTATTTATTTAACAcctttaatttattttacttatatatatatattaaagataattatgatatttttcaaaatttatattttcttttaatatcaAATATgccatgaaaatgaaaaaaaggtACAAGTTAAT
Proteins encoded:
- the LOC110655933 gene encoding pentatricopeptide repeat-containing protein At4g31070, mitochondrial is translated as MKLKWPKSKSISPLYRLSRRFTSTLASTESISTVHCKIRDLISRGLYGQTIALYRQELRLAGVHANAFIIPSLLKACSSSQYHNYGLQLHCVVLKSGLVYDPVISNALMPFYAKSSDVELALKVFDTMPLRDSISWNSIINCCVQKGRITKAYELFKEMYKCGFVPKPELLASFISLCVRLGDLKLGRAIHALVIADERIEEEAFVLTSLVDWYCKCGYLSMALRLFDRMEVKNEVSWTAMVSGCIANLDYGMAVDCFRAMQMNGVKPNRITLIAVLPACAQLGCIKHGKEIHGYAFRQGFDLDHHFLSSLIHMYCKSGKSMHPAKLIFERSKVKDVVIWSSIIGSYSRSGHSVEAMNLFKRMRAEGIEPNSVTLLAVITACTNLTELELGNATHGYIVKCGLNFDIFIGNALINMYSKYGCLVASHQIFKEMHIKDSVSWSTLIAGYGLHGYGKEALYLFHEMQDRMVEPDAITLIAILSACNHTGLVKEGKQIFDNVKQEGKIPLAIEHYACLIDLLGKSGKIDDAFDIVQTMPLKPSATIWSSLVSACKTHGRFEIAEMLAHHLIKSEPGNAANHTLLSLIYAESKNWPGVEDVRRFMRAQGLNKTYGFSQISIGNSASFPI
- the LOC110655934 gene encoding WEB family protein At3g51220, translated to MDKEEGKLVVMGRAEIDTRPPFQSVKEAIMLFGERVLAGEIYANKLKEIRANESGHSQSRMRALTAELEETKQSLQKAREEAELMANCIRSLREEQEQTKRELQWLKAREMFKKEPIIIDDPETEDLKFIENATKMEMKNQTNDDDDDDDEANDFGKKRYVKFASPPSLAKVIVTKEEMLERPSTKKTMKKKSLVPLLGWLISRKKANQEVESPRS